The following coding sequences are from one Schizosaccharomyces osmophilus chromosome 1, complete sequence window:
- the thi1 gene encoding DNA-binding transcription factor Thi1, which yields MNENLGFIKTQLYADVKALEKKKKRRVPPEQRRRVFRACKHCREKKIKCDGNDPCENCSLLGVDCVYTQKNQSKLPSREYLNELSERQLCFEYIFSRICPEFNLDTKNLVAVSKKLSEHESLTSDQLSTILNDLDPIVSINNELKKNHISNDDDDGASAPNSKGPSFSHDLLQNEPAVTLDESLLIGKMEDTMYLGPTSVDQFLKKIQNDTSLNDFSTKNSLLQNQPTSFFFNSELDEYLLSHARDLIPSLTVTEFLVNTFFTNIQTNLFFYHASFFKIRLEIFLSIKNQTDPGFLCILLMVLAFGNQYMIEHQTDPVAASPQACVIGNRLFSAAVSIFPMVLLQGNTNTVQSAILIALYLQPTVYQKASYSYFGLAVKTAISLGLHKNCEDFTLSQSSRELRNRLWWSVFCVDRFISIATGRPFSITLDNVTTPYPSVLLDLEVPGIPSMVTNMCAVIELTKITSEVCDCLYSKVPSDFNTQLSHVRRLCARLELWKRNLHHSLLCDESSPQHPHFRLNAQLQMIYDNAVILATRFVLLFKYKGKILSPENLQYANMCVDSSCRIVIIAHQLFQNKRLSSYSFFDAYLPICSGIILLVCSHYEPSLEIDDAISKLWEVMEFLSQRNETTRLNLQTLKELSEQLANKKAFSFVPESSDFQFSFRKWQSWVGDMSQNDYLQQQRASVSDPISIDESTLVDRRNGDLPQSDHLSSSVSNTEFLADPSTLLLRNTFPSADDLDLNIDIDRQWPAPPFLSWAELMHPSNESNPPPNTDPSLQ from the coding sequence atgaatgaaaatttggGATTTATAAAAACTCAATTATACGCAGACGTCAAGGCAttagagaaaaagaaaaagcgaCGCGTCCCGCCCGAACAACGAAGAAGAGTCTTTCGCGCTTGTAAACATTGtagagaaaagaagattaaATGTGACGGAAACGATCCTTGTGAGAATTGTAGCTTGCTTGGAGTGGACTGTGTCTACACgcagaaaaatcaaagtaAGCTCCCATCTAGGGAGTatttgaatgaattatCTGAACGTCAGTTGTGCTTTGAGTACATTTTTTCTAGGATTTGCCCAGAATTTAATTTGGACACAAAAAATCTGGTTGCGGTCTCTAAGAAACTATCTGAGCATGAAAGTTTAACTTCTGATCAGCTCTCTACTATCCTTAATGATCTGGATCCTATTGTTAGTATCAACAACGagctaaagaaaaaccatATAAGCAACGATGACGATGACGGTGCTTCTGCTCCGAATAGCAAAGGTCCTAGTTTTTCTCATGATTTGCTTCAAAACGAACCGGCTGTCACTCTTGATGAGTCATTGCTAATAGGAAAAATGGAGGATACGATGTATCTTGGGCCTACCTCAGTGGACCAattcttaaaaaagattcaaaatGATACTAGTCTAAACGATTTCTCCACTAAAAATTCTCTTTTACAAAACCAACCTAcctcatttttctttaattcaGAATTAGACGAGTATTTACTCTCTCATGCTCGTGACCTTATCCCTTCTCTCACTGTAACGGAATTTCTAGTGAATACGTTTTTTACGAACATTCAAACCAATTTGTTCTTTTACCATGCatcatttttcaaaattcgtCTggaaatttttctttcgataaaaaaccaaactgATCCTGGATTCCTTTGTATACTATTGATGGTACTCGCTTTTGGAAACCAATATATGATTGAACACCAAACTGACCCCGTAGCAGCAAGTCCTCAAGCTTGCGTAATAGGGAATCGGCTCTTCTCCGCCGCAGTTAGCATTTTCCCAATGGTTTTGCTTCAAGGTAACACAAACACAGTTCAATCTGCTATTTTAATTGCTCTTTATCTTCAACCTACAGTATATCAAAAAGCTAGTTATTCTTACTTTGGTTTGGCAGTTAAGACGGCTATCTCCTTAGGATTACATAAAAACTGTGAGGACTTTACCCTTAGTCAAAGCTCTAGAGAACTTCGAAATCGTCTTTGGTGGTCAGTGTTTTGTGTTGATCGGTTCATTAGCATTGCGACAGGTCGACCGTTTAGTATCACTTTAGATAATGTGACCACCCCTTACCCGAGCGTTTTGCTTGATTTAGAAGTACCTGGTATTCCTTCAATGGTTACTAATATGTGCGCAGTTATAGAGCTGACTAAAATCACGAGTGAAGTGTGTGATTGTCTGTACTCGAAAGTTCCATCCGATTTTAATACGCAGCTATCTCATGTTCGAAGACTATGTGCTCGTCTTGAGCTTTGGAAACGGAATTTGCACCATTCTCTTCTATGCGATGAGTCTTCGCCACAACATCCTCATTTCCGGTTAAACGCTCAATTACAAATGATTTACGACAATGCGGTTATTCTTGCTACCCGATTTGTATTGCTATTCAAATATAAGGGAAAAATTCTTAGCCCAGAAAATCTTCAGTACGCAAATATGTGTGTCGACAGCTCTTGTCGTATTGTTATTATCGCCCATCAGTTGTTCCAAAACAAGCGTCTGTCTAGTTATTCGTTTTTTGATGCATATCTCCCTATATGCAGCGGAATTATCTTGCTAGTATGCTCTCACTATGAGCCTTCTCTAGAAATTGACGATGCCATATCCAAATTGTGGGAAGTTATGGAATTTCTATCTCAACGAAATGAAACTACTCGGTTAAACTTGCAAACCTTGAAAGAACTTTCAGAACAACTCGCAAATAAGAaggctttttcttttgttcctGAATCGAGTGACTTTCAATTTAGCTTTCGAAAGTGGCAGTCTTGGGTTGGAGATATGTCTCAAAATGATTATTTGCAACAGCAAAGAGCTTCCGTTTCAGATCCTATTTCAATTGATGAAAGTACTTTAGTTGATCGTAGAAACGGAGACCTCCCCCAATCAGATCATCTTTCATCGTCTGTTTCGAACACTGAGTTTTTGGCTGACCCATCCACGTTGCTTCTCCGTAACACTTTTCCGTCTGCTGATGATCTCGACTTAAACATAGACATAGACAGGCAATGGCCGGCTCCGCCTTTTTTAAGCTGGGCAGAGCTGATGCATCCTTCTAACGAGTCAAATCCTCCTCCTAATACTGATCCTTCGCTTCAATGA